In one Paenibacillus sp. JQZ6Y-1 genomic region, the following are encoded:
- a CDS encoding GNAT family N-acetyltransferase, whose product MNIHPLDASHAEAYRQLRLEALEQYPEAFASSYEEEQAWPLDRFARRLGTEERITLGAWLEQELIGSVTLMPQSRTKLSHRANIVAMYVKPEQRGSGIGRRLMEEAIAAARRTGVIEQLYLSVMAHNEPAKRLYMALGFEAYGKDWRALKIGNTYHDEELMVLFL is encoded by the coding sequence ATGAATATCCATCCCCTAGATGCCAGCCATGCGGAAGCATACCGTCAGCTTCGCTTAGAGGCACTGGAGCAATACCCGGAAGCGTTTGCTTCTAGTTATGAGGAAGAACAAGCATGGCCGCTTGACCGCTTCGCTCGTCGGCTCGGCACCGAAGAGCGCATTACGCTTGGTGCATGGTTGGAACAAGAACTAATCGGCTCCGTAACATTAATGCCGCAAAGCAGAACCAAACTCAGTCATCGTGCTAATATTGTAGCGATGTATGTGAAACCGGAGCAGCGAGGATCAGGAATCGGTCGTCGTCTAATGGAAGAAGCGATTGCAGCAGCGCGTCGTACCGGTGTGATTGAGCAGCTATATTTATCGGTGATGGCGCATAATGAGCCTGCCAAGCGATTATATATGGCACTCGGATTTGAGGCATATGGTAAGGACTGGCGTGCACTCAAGATTGGCAATACGTATCATGATGAAGAATTAATGGTACTTTTTTTGTAA
- a CDS encoding glycoside hydrolase family 5 protein, whose translation MKKRLSKGLLFTLVSMLVMYSLAGWAGGASAASGFYVSGTKLYDSTGKPFVMRGVNHAHTWFKNDLNTAIPAIAKTGANTVRIVLSNGVQYTKDDVNSVKTIISLVNQNKMIAVLEVHDATGKDDYASLDAAVNYWISIKDALIGKEDRVIVNIANEWYGTWNGSAWADGYKQAIPKLRNAGIKNTLIVDAAGWGQYPQSIVDYGQSVFAADSLKNTIFSIHMYEYAGGTDAIVKSNMEAVLNKGLPLIIGEFGGQHTNGDVDEQAIMRYGQQKGVGWLAWSWYGNNSDLSYLDLATGPNGSLTTFGNTVVNDANGIKATSQKAGIFQ comes from the coding sequence ATGAAGAAGCGATTAAGCAAGGGATTACTGTTCACCCTGGTCTCCATGTTAGTGATGTATAGTTTAGCTGGGTGGGCTGGCGGAGCTTCCGCTGCTTCAGGCTTTTATGTAAGCGGTACCAAATTATATGATTCGACAGGTAAGCCGTTTGTTATGCGTGGAGTCAATCATGCGCATACATGGTTCAAAAATGATCTGAATACCGCTATCCCTGCTATTGCCAAAACAGGCGCCAATACTGTACGTATTGTGCTCTCCAACGGCGTTCAATACACCAAGGACGATGTCAATTCGGTCAAAACTATCATCTCGCTCGTTAATCAGAACAAAATGATCGCTGTACTGGAGGTTCATGATGCGACTGGCAAAGACGATTATGCGTCGTTGGATGCCGCCGTTAATTATTGGATCAGTATTAAAGATGCGCTGATCGGCAAGGAAGATCGCGTGATCGTTAATATTGCCAACGAATGGTACGGTACATGGAACGGCAGCGCTTGGGCAGACGGGTACAAGCAAGCCATTCCAAAGCTACGTAACGCTGGAATCAAAAATACATTGATCGTTGACGCTGCGGGTTGGGGACAATATCCACAATCAATCGTTGATTATGGTCAAAGCGTCTTTGCCGCCGATAGTCTCAAAAATACGATCTTCTCAATCCATATGTACGAGTATGCAGGTGGTACCGATGCGATTGTTAAATCCAATATGGAAGCTGTACTGAACAAAGGGCTGCCGTTGATCATTGGCGAATTTGGTGGTCAACATACGAATGGCGATGTGGATGAACAAGCGATCATGCGCTACGGTCAGCAAAAAGGGGTCGGCTGGCTCGCTTGGTCTTGGTATGGTAACAATAGCGATCTGAGTTATCTTGATCTGGCTACTGGTCCTAATGGGTCACTGACTACTTTTGGCAATACAGTCGTCAATGATGCTAACGGTATCAAGGCAACGTCTCAAAAAGCAGGAATTTTCCAATAA
- a CDS encoding substrate-binding domain-containing protein, with protein MNKNITMRDIALKMGVSSVTVSKALNDKDGVSDELKEKIKLAAWEMGYRINSVAKSMREGLTYNVGVIIPERFTDTTQTFYLRLYQEIAVALQQHNYYGILHILSHHDEENLNLPRIYHEQKVDGFIMLGQVSKEYIEIIEPIELPKMFLDFYDEHSEIDAIITDNFYGAYELTNTLIRQGHRDIAYVGNLYSTSSIQDRFLGYYKSLLEHRLELKPEWIVKDRDEQGSFVELELPKQMPSAFVCNCDQVAHLLLQKLQASGYRVPTDCSIVGFDNDIYATLSEPHLTTVEVDIHHMASTAVQSMLKKIRTPETRFGRVLVQGNIIVRDSVQSLV; from the coding sequence ATGAATAAAAATATCACCATGCGCGATATTGCCCTGAAGATGGGCGTTAGCAGTGTTACCGTATCCAAAGCATTGAATGATAAAGATGGAGTTAGCGACGAACTCAAGGAAAAAATCAAGCTAGCTGCATGGGAAATGGGCTACCGGATCAATTCGGTAGCCAAATCGATGCGGGAAGGTCTTACTTACAATGTGGGCGTGATTATTCCTGAGCGTTTTACTGATACGACGCAAACCTTTTACCTACGTCTGTATCAAGAAATTGCTGTTGCGCTACAGCAGCACAACTACTACGGCATTCTGCACATTTTAAGTCATCATGACGAGGAGAATCTGAACCTCCCTCGCATCTATCATGAGCAAAAGGTCGACGGCTTCATTATGCTCGGTCAGGTGAGCAAGGAATATATCGAGATTATCGAGCCGATTGAACTGCCTAAGATGTTTCTCGACTTTTACGATGAACATTCGGAGATTGATGCGATCATTACCGATAACTTTTACGGTGCTTATGAGCTGACCAACACACTCATTCGACAGGGTCATCGGGATATCGCTTATGTAGGCAATCTCTATTCGACAAGTAGTATTCAGGACCGCTTCCTCGGCTATTACAAATCGCTGCTGGAGCATCGTCTGGAGTTGAAGCCGGAATGGATTGTAAAAGATCGGGATGAGCAAGGAAGCTTTGTGGAGCTTGAGCTTCCGAAGCAGATGCCGTCTGCGTTTGTATGCAACTGTGATCAGGTGGCTCATTTGCTGTTGCAAAAACTGCAAGCAAGTGGTTATCGTGTACCCACAGACTGCTCCATTGTCGGCTTTGATAATGATATATACGCGACCTTATCCGAGCCTCATCTCACCACCGTAGAAGTTGATATTCATCACATGGCATCGACGGCTGTACAATCTATGCTCAAAAAAATTCGTACACCAGAAACCCGGTTTGGTCGGGTGCTGGTACAAGGCAATATTATCGTTCGCGATTCCGTGCAATCGCTAGTATAA
- a CDS encoding glycoside hydrolase family 130 protein: MIHEQYAALAARQNELLQRRNEVDSTFYNGIYERYRYPVLTRHHVPVHWRFDLDQATNPLFLERLGVNAALNPGAIYHDGKYILVSRTEGLDRKSFFALAESDNGIDNFRFVGKPLTWDDVDPNETNMYDMRLVKHEDGWIYGIYCSEQKDPSALAHDTSSAVAQAGLVRTRDLKTWERLPNIRTSSPQQRNVVLHPEFVHGKYAFYTRPQDGFISTGSGGGIAFGYCEDITQPIIDSETVIDERRYHTVYEAKNGQGPAPIKTERGWIHIAHGVRNTAAGLRYVLYVFVTSLDNPAEIIAKPGGHFIAPYDAERVGDVSNVIFCNGAVVNERGEVFIYYASSDTRIHVATTTIDRLVDYAFHTPADPLRSLDCAKQRGALIEQNEKLLSSTLTPAE; the protein is encoded by the coding sequence ATGATTCATGAGCAATATGCTGCCCTTGCAGCTAGACAAAACGAACTGCTACAACGCCGCAATGAGGTGGATTCAACATTTTACAATGGAATCTATGAGCGCTATCGTTATCCCGTGCTGACTCGCCATCATGTGCCTGTGCACTGGCGCTTTGATCTAGATCAAGCGACAAATCCATTATTCTTGGAGCGTCTTGGGGTCAATGCCGCGCTCAATCCGGGGGCTATCTACCATGATGGCAAATACATTCTTGTTTCTCGTACGGAAGGGCTGGATCGCAAATCCTTCTTTGCCCTAGCAGAGAGCGATAATGGGATCGACAACTTCCGCTTTGTCGGTAAGCCGCTGACTTGGGACGATGTAGATCCGAACGAAACGAATATGTATGATATGCGGCTTGTGAAGCATGAAGATGGCTGGATCTATGGCATTTACTGCTCGGAGCAGAAGGACCCCTCCGCTCTGGCACACGATACATCGAGTGCGGTGGCACAGGCGGGGCTTGTACGCACTCGTGATCTCAAGACATGGGAACGGTTGCCTAATATTCGCACTTCTTCCCCGCAGCAGCGTAACGTGGTGCTGCATCCAGAGTTTGTACATGGCAAATATGCCTTTTATACTCGTCCGCAGGATGGCTTTATTTCGACCGGTTCTGGCGGCGGCATTGCCTTTGGTTATTGTGAAGACATTACCCAGCCGATCATTGATAGCGAAACCGTCATTGATGAACGCCGTTATCATACCGTCTATGAAGCCAAAAATGGACAAGGTCCCGCTCCGATCAAAACTGAGCGTGGTTGGATTCATATTGCGCACGGTGTACGCAATACGGCAGCTGGGCTGCGCTATGTGTTGTATGTATTTGTAACCAGTCTGGATAATCCTGCCGAGATTATCGCCAAGCCGGGTGGGCATTTTATCGCGCCTTACGATGCAGAACGTGTAGGCGATGTATCCAATGTCATTTTCTGTAATGGTGCTGTTGTGAACGAGCGAGGCGAGGTATTTATTTACTATGCGTCCAGTGATACACGTATTCATGTAGCGACAACGACAATCGACCGCTTGGTAGACTATGCGTTCCACACGCCTGCCGATCCGCTGCGTTCCCTTGATTGTGCCAAGCAGCGCGGCGCATTGATCGAGCAAAATGAAAAGCTACTATCTTCCACTCTCACTCCTGCCGAATAG
- a CDS encoding AGE family epimerase/isomerase yields the protein MEQLHEEIRQEWLEHILPFWMNLKDEQYGGYYGEVNYELEQRHDQPKGGIATARLLWSFAAAYRVTGNEDIAVHAHHAYRFLSVALTDSEHQGIYWSVNHTGKPLDTRKHVYNQAFAIYALSEYYRATAVPAALEQAIALFHLIESIGYDAELGAYREEFDRRWQQQPNEMLSENGVMADITMNTHIHVLEAYTTLYRVWPDQRVQDALKRLLLILRQRMYDPVKHRLHVFFDRDWKSLLDLTSFGHDIEASWLIDDAMSAIDCHEPSYIEMIEGLANGVAECAIQADGSLMNEQEQDHIDTTRIWWVQAEAMVGFYNAYQRTGDARFLDTVAGLWTYTRTHLIDSRPGGEWFWSVDDDGHPGTREIAGMWKCPYHNSRFCIELIERMNKQ from the coding sequence ATGGAGCAATTGCACGAGGAAATCAGACAGGAATGGCTGGAGCATATCCTTCCCTTTTGGATGAATCTGAAGGATGAACAGTATGGTGGGTATTATGGCGAAGTGAATTATGAATTAGAGCAGCGACATGATCAGCCCAAGGGTGGCATTGCCACAGCACGGTTATTATGGTCGTTTGCAGCAGCGTACCGAGTCACGGGAAATGAAGATATTGCAGTCCATGCACATCATGCGTACCGTTTTTTAAGTGTTGCGCTTACCGATTCAGAGCATCAGGGCATCTACTGGTCGGTAAATCATACGGGTAAACCATTGGATACACGCAAGCATGTATACAATCAGGCATTCGCCATCTACGCTCTGAGTGAATATTACCGCGCAACTGCTGTTCCCGCAGCGTTGGAACAAGCAATAGCACTATTTCATCTGATTGAAAGCATTGGTTACGACGCCGAATTAGGCGCTTATCGTGAGGAGTTCGATCGCCGCTGGCAGCAGCAACCGAATGAGATGCTGAGCGAGAATGGCGTGATGGCGGATATTACGATGAATACGCATATCCATGTATTGGAAGCGTATACGACATTGTATCGTGTCTGGCCAGACCAACGTGTACAGGATGCACTAAAGCGACTACTGCTCATTTTGCGGCAACGGATGTATGATCCAGTTAAGCATCGACTGCATGTATTTTTTGATCGGGATTGGAAGTCACTGCTTGATTTGACTTCCTTTGGTCATGATATTGAAGCTAGCTGGCTCATTGATGATGCGATGAGCGCGATTGATTGTCACGAGCCATCCTATATCGAAATGATCGAAGGGCTGGCTAACGGTGTAGCTGAGTGTGCGATACAAGCGGATGGATCGCTAATGAATGAGCAGGAACAAGATCATATCGATACAACGCGTATCTGGTGGGTGCAGGCAGAAGCGATGGTTGGCTTTTACAATGCGTACCAGCGTACCGGCGATGCACGCTTTCTGGATACAGTTGCCGGATTGTGGACATACACACGAACGCATCTGATCGATTCCCGCCCCGGTGGCGAATGGTTCTGGTCTGTCGATGACGATGGGCACCCGGGAACACGCGAGATTGCTGGAATGTGGAAATGTCCATATCATAACAGCCGCTTTTGCATAGAACTTATAGAGAGGATGAACAAGCAATGA
- a CDS encoding ABC transporter substrate-binding protein has product MNLRKWMTGAIASVLAISLLSGCGSSGSEAGNDPNQLSGEITVITQRTDIVDTVFQDYAKEFEKLYPDVKVNFEALSDYEGQIKVRMSTKDYGDVLLIPTSIPIKDIPDFFEPLGSYDEMKDKYTGIEERMVDNQVYGIPVAITYSGIIYNKAVFKQAGITTIPKTTEQFINALQQVKQNTQAVPLYTNYASGWALTQWESDLTTVAGDPDYVNIKQPASDNNFVAGQPHYDLYKVMYDAAKNGLIEKDPTTTDWETSKADLASGKIATMVLGSWAIDQVKGLATNKDDIGFMPFPTNASKVIVPLAADYNLAINVNSENKAAARAWVDWFTNKSNYAVEQAGSISPAKGAELPTILKDYEKDGVEFQTITPAKAGEEGLVDKIDKEGEIGLWQPDFKKRIIEAAIGNTNESYDDIMKSLNEAWTKARAAVAQ; this is encoded by the coding sequence ATGAACTTGCGCAAATGGATGACGGGTGCGATCGCATCGGTGCTGGCTATATCCCTGCTCAGTGGATGTGGGAGCAGTGGATCGGAAGCCGGTAATGATCCAAATCAACTGTCAGGTGAGATTACTGTAATTACACAGCGTACAGACATCGTGGATACAGTGTTTCAGGATTACGCCAAGGAGTTTGAAAAATTATACCCAGATGTCAAAGTGAATTTTGAAGCGTTGTCTGATTATGAAGGTCAGATCAAGGTACGGATGAGCACGAAGGATTATGGCGATGTGCTGCTGATTCCGACTAGCATTCCCATTAAGGATATTCCAGACTTTTTTGAGCCGCTCGGTTCCTATGATGAGATGAAGGATAAGTATACAGGCATCGAAGAGCGTATGGTTGATAATCAAGTGTATGGTATCCCGGTTGCTATTACATATTCGGGAATCATTTATAACAAAGCCGTATTTAAACAAGCGGGTATTACCACGATTCCGAAAACAACGGAGCAATTCATCAATGCTTTGCAGCAGGTGAAGCAGAACACACAGGCAGTGCCTCTGTATACGAACTACGCTTCTGGCTGGGCATTGACACAGTGGGAATCCGATCTTACAACAGTCGCGGGTGACCCGGATTATGTGAATATCAAACAACCTGCTTCGGATAATAACTTTGTGGCTGGTCAACCGCATTACGATCTGTACAAAGTCATGTACGATGCAGCGAAAAATGGTCTGATTGAAAAGGACCCAACCACTACCGATTGGGAAACGTCCAAAGCCGATCTTGCTAGCGGCAAAATTGCCACGATGGTACTTGGTTCTTGGGCAATTGATCAGGTGAAAGGGCTTGCTACCAACAAAGACGATATTGGGTTTATGCCGTTCCCTACTAATGCTTCCAAGGTGATCGTGCCGCTCGCTGCCGATTACAATTTGGCGATCAATGTGAATAGTGAAAACAAAGCAGCTGCACGCGCATGGGTGGACTGGTTTACCAACAAATCGAATTACGCGGTGGAGCAGGCTGGCAGTATCAGCCCTGCCAAAGGTGCAGAACTTCCTACGATCTTAAAGGATTATGAAAAGGATGGGGTCGAGTTCCAAACGATCACCCCAGCGAAAGCTGGCGAAGAAGGTCTTGTCGACAAGATTGATAAAGAAGGCGAAATCGGTTTATGGCAGCCTGACTTCAAAAAACGCATCATTGAAGCAGCAATCGGTAATACGAATGAATCGTATGATGACATTATGAAATCGCTGAATGAGGCATGGACCAAAGCCAGAGCGGCAGTTGCCCAATAA
- a CDS encoding carbohydrate ABC transporter permease produces MKFSNLSYANQRKVIIVGFSAVPLLLLIVFSYLPVINMFKYSFTDWNGYSKHMDMVGFKNYVRIFTEPEYFSVFKVSLYYFFGTFVQMGLALYFATILSFQVRFKNWFKGILFFPYMLNGVAIGFIFLFFFRPDGTLDTLLQAVGLGQYIQLWLGNPDIINYSLAGASVWRYMGFNFIIFLGAISSIDRDVYEASDIDGANRWHQFRHIILPSIQKIVQLNIILAISGAISAFDIPYIMVDGSNGSETFVIQTINLAFKYSKLGLASALAVVLLFIVILVTLLQRALIKEDR; encoded by the coding sequence TTGAAATTTTCCAATCTTAGTTATGCCAATCAGCGCAAGGTGATTATTGTTGGCTTTTCCGCAGTGCCGCTATTGCTACTGATTGTGTTCTCGTATTTACCGGTCATCAATATGTTCAAATACAGCTTTACCGACTGGAATGGTTACAGCAAACATATGGATATGGTTGGCTTCAAAAACTATGTGCGTATTTTTACAGAGCCAGAATACTTTTCCGTCTTTAAAGTGAGCTTGTACTATTTCTTTGGGACGTTTGTGCAGATGGGCTTAGCGCTATACTTTGCGACCATTTTGAGCTTTCAGGTTCGCTTCAAAAATTGGTTCAAAGGCATTCTGTTTTTCCCATATATGCTGAACGGAGTGGCAATCGGATTTATTTTCCTGTTCTTTTTCCGCCCAGATGGCACATTGGATACGTTATTGCAGGCGGTCGGGCTGGGGCAGTATATACAGCTCTGGCTAGGGAATCCAGACATTATCAACTATTCGCTAGCAGGCGCATCGGTCTGGCGATATATGGGCTTTAACTTTATTATCTTCCTCGGTGCCATCTCGTCGATTGATCGTGACGTGTATGAAGCATCGGATATTGATGGGGCGAATCGCTGGCATCAGTTTCGGCATATTATTTTGCCAAGTATTCAGAAGATTGTACAGCTGAATATCATCCTTGCTATCAGTGGGGCGATCAGTGCTTTTGATATTCCGTACATTATGGTCGATGGCTCGAATGGTAGTGAAACGTTTGTCATCCAAACGATCAATCTGGCATTTAAATATAGCAAGCTGGGTCTTGCTTCTGCCTTGGCTGTGGTGCTGCTATTTATCGTCATTCTCGTTACGCTGCTTCAGCGCGCGCTGATCAAGGAGGATCGTTAA
- a CDS encoding carbohydrate ABC transporter permease, with protein sequence MYTLKYSVVSFLKYASLVLGAVVALLPIIVVFFASFKTKQEYAATSPLLPPSNWLNFSNYVKAFVDGKMLLGFANTTFILVVSIIGATLLGSMIAFVLNRFKFRGSKLIMGAFLLATLIPSVTTQVATFQIVNALDLVNTRWAAVVLYLGTDIIAVYIFLQFLDSISTALDESAMLDGASYFTIYWKIILPLLKPAIVTVIIVKGVNIYNDFYTPFLYMPKSGLQVISTALFKFKGPYGSQWEVICAGIMIAIIPTLIIFLILQKYIYNGFTNGSVK encoded by the coding sequence ATGTATACACTCAAATATTCCGTGGTATCGTTTCTCAAATACGCTTCTCTGGTGCTGGGTGCGGTAGTGGCATTGCTGCCCATTATTGTCGTGTTTTTTGCTTCTTTCAAAACAAAGCAGGAATACGCTGCAACAAGCCCTTTGTTGCCGCCTAGCAACTGGCTGAATTTCAGCAATTATGTCAAAGCATTTGTCGATGGCAAAATGCTGCTCGGCTTTGCCAATACGACATTCATTCTAGTTGTGTCGATCATCGGAGCTACATTGCTTGGCTCAATGATTGCATTTGTACTGAATCGATTCAAATTCCGCGGTAGCAAGCTGATTATGGGAGCGTTCCTGCTTGCCACGCTGATTCCAAGCGTGACAACGCAAGTGGCGACATTTCAGATCGTCAATGCGCTTGATCTGGTGAATACACGCTGGGCAGCGGTTGTGCTGTATCTCGGTACCGACATTATCGCGGTCTATATTTTCTTACAATTCCTCGATTCCATCTCAACTGCGCTGGATGAGTCTGCCATGCTGGATGGGGCGTCTTATTTTACAATCTACTGGAAAATTATACTGCCGTTGCTCAAGCCAGCCATTGTTACCGTCATTATCGTGAAGGGTGTCAATATTTACAATGACTTTTACACACCATTCTTGTACATGCCCAAGTCAGGGCTTCAGGTCATATCGACGGCACTATTCAAGTTCAAGGGACCGTATGGATCGCAGTGGGAGGTCATTTGTGCGGGGATCATGATTGCGATTATTCCGACATTGATCATTTTCCTTATTCTGCAAAAGTATATTTATAACGGATTTACAAATGGCTCTGTTAAATGA
- a CDS encoding glycoside hydrolase family 130 protein has translation MTHITQSIHIIGEALPHLPWQNKPDGYEFPVWRHSNNPIIKRNPVKGVARIFNSAVVPYEGRFVGVFRAETTNGRPHLHLGWSEDGLDWKIEEERIEFRDEQGQPFQPNYAYDPRVVRVEDTYYVIWCTDFYGAAIGFASTKDFKTFTRLENPFLPFNRNGVLFPRKINDTFLMLSRPSDSGHTPFGDVFVSESPDLVHWGKHRHVMAKGGDGWWQAVKIGGGPAPIETSEGWLMFYHGVTGTCNGLVYSMGSVILDRDEPSRVKYRSSTFVLTPEEWYEEQGFVSNVVFPCATLHDADTGRIAIYYGAADTYVGIAYTTVEEIVRYTIDHHEDIADDSEIGRM, from the coding sequence ATGACCCATATCACGCAATCGATTCATATTATTGGTGAAGCACTACCTCATCTGCCATGGCAAAACAAGCCGGACGGCTACGAATTCCCCGTTTGGCGTCACAGCAATAACCCTATTATTAAGCGGAATCCGGTCAAAGGAGTTGCCCGCATTTTTAACAGTGCTGTTGTTCCGTATGAAGGGCGCTTTGTTGGCGTATTTCGCGCCGAGACAACGAATGGACGTCCGCATTTGCACCTCGGTTGGAGTGAAGATGGATTGGATTGGAAGATCGAAGAAGAACGTATCGAATTTCGCGACGAGCAAGGTCAGCCCTTTCAGCCGAATTATGCGTACGATCCGCGAGTGGTGCGCGTAGAGGATACGTATTATGTCATCTGGTGCACGGATTTTTACGGAGCGGCAATCGGCTTTGCAAGCACCAAAGATTTTAAAACATTTACCCGTCTTGAAAATCCATTCTTGCCGTTCAACCGCAATGGCGTGTTGTTTCCGCGCAAGATCAACGATACATTCCTGATGCTATCTCGTCCGAGCGATAGCGGTCATACACCATTTGGAGATGTGTTTGTTAGCGAAAGCCCGGATCTAGTTCACTGGGGCAAGCACCGTCATGTTATGGCAAAAGGTGGAGATGGCTGGTGGCAAGCGGTGAAAATTGGTGGCGGTCCCGCACCGATTGAAACAAGCGAAGGCTGGCTGATGTTTTATCATGGCGTAACAGGCACCTGCAATGGGCTTGTCTACAGCATGGGTTCGGTCATTCTGGATCGAGATGAGCCATCGCGTGTAAAATACCGTTCGTCTACCTTTGTCCTCACACCAGAGGAATGGTACGAGGAGCAAGGATTTGTATCCAATGTCGTCTTCCCGTGCGCTACTTTGCATGATGCGGACACCGGACGAATCGCGATCTATTATGGAGCAGCAGATACGTACGTCGGTATTGCCTACACAACAGTAGAAGAGATTGTTCGTTATACAATCGACCATCACGAAGACATCGCTGATGATAGCGAAATAGGGCG